One Paenibacillus crassostreae DNA segment encodes these proteins:
- the rfbD gene encoding dTDP-4-dehydrorhamnose reductase: protein MRALVTGANGQLGTDVVTLLRNSGYEVLGCDRAALDITDLLQCQQVIGEYQSDVVIHCAAFTAVDAAETDIDGAYRVNAVGTRNIAVAAEHIGSKLIYISTDYVFDGTSAEPYQEYDNTNPQSIYGKSKRAGEVLVQSLSSRYFIVRTSWVYGVYGNNFVKTILRLGQEKPSLKVVHDQKGSPTYTVDLANFLVELMTTEKYGVYHASNSDACTWYEFTQAIFEEARELGIDIIAQPEPCSTDEFPRPAHRPANSMMEHLSIRTNGLQDLRPWREGLKDFLHQWNAIEFK from the coding sequence ATGAGAGCACTTGTCACCGGAGCTAACGGTCAGTTAGGTACAGATGTAGTTACTCTACTACGGAATAGTGGGTATGAAGTACTTGGTTGTGACCGAGCTGCGTTGGACATTACAGACCTATTACAGTGCCAACAAGTGATCGGAGAATATCAGTCGGATGTCGTCATTCATTGTGCAGCATTTACAGCGGTGGATGCGGCTGAGACAGATATCGATGGAGCTTACAGGGTGAATGCCGTAGGCACGAGGAATATAGCGGTTGCTGCTGAACATATCGGTTCGAAGCTAATCTATATTAGTACCGATTATGTATTTGATGGTACTAGTGCAGAGCCATATCAAGAGTATGATAACACGAATCCTCAGAGTATCTATGGAAAGTCCAAACGTGCAGGAGAGGTACTCGTACAGAGCCTATCATCAAGATATTTCATCGTTAGAACGTCTTGGGTATATGGTGTATACGGGAATAATTTCGTGAAAACGATATTACGTCTCGGTCAAGAGAAACCTTCTCTGAAAGTTGTTCATGATCAGAAAGGCTCTCCAACCTACACAGTTGATCTTGCCAACTTCTTAGTAGAGCTCATGACTACTGAGAAATATGGTGTATACCATGCTTCCAATAGTGATGCATGTACTTGGTATGAATTCACGCAGGCAATCTTTGAAGAAGCTCGTGAGTTGGGGATTGACATTATCGCTCAACCAGAGCCATGCTCAACAGATGAATTTCCTCGTCCGGCGCATCGTCCAGCTAACTCGATGATGGAGCATCTATCTATTCGAACGAATGGATTGCAGGATTTACGTCCATGGCGGGAAGGACTTAAAGACTTCTTACATCAATGGAATGCAATTGAATTTAAATAA
- a CDS encoding glycosyltransferase family 2 protein — protein MNSTVSVHIVTYNSAEDISTCLIALNSQSYPIQQVIVVDNASSDDTVQQVKSYSQQQNESIEIVENKVNVGFAPAHNQAIQISSTDFVLVLNPDVKLHPNYIKLLIVQMKKQSDIGSATGKLLLSSNLELVDSTGLIMTKHCRAFDRGIGEPSSQWNESGEVFGVSGAAALYSRRMIESISIHGEFFDSDFFAYKEDVDVAWRAQLLGWKSYYLADAIGYHARGWKQGGRKKQPLFIRRASYINRYKMIFKNVERSNMVGTILRILPYEIASNGYFLLREPKVLGAWSSFWGQLRLLRMKREEIANKRDKRSN, from the coding sequence ATGAATAGTACGGTTAGTGTACATATCGTAACTTATAATAGTGCTGAAGACATTTCAACATGTTTAATAGCCTTAAATTCTCAATCGTATCCCATTCAGCAGGTCATTGTGGTTGATAATGCATCATCCGATGATACAGTACAACAAGTGAAGTCTTATTCTCAACAACAAAATGAAAGTATTGAAATTGTGGAGAATAAAGTGAATGTAGGCTTTGCCCCGGCTCATAATCAAGCTATTCAAATATCATCGACAGACTTTGTACTGGTACTGAACCCAGATGTGAAATTACATCCGAATTATATCAAATTACTGATTGTTCAGATGAAGAAGCAGTCTGATATCGGAAGTGCTACGGGGAAGTTACTACTAAGTTCCAATTTAGAACTGGTAGATAGTACAGGCTTAATCATGACTAAACATTGTAGGGCATTTGATCGAGGAATAGGGGAACCCTCTTCTCAGTGGAATGAATCTGGAGAAGTATTTGGTGTGTCTGGAGCGGCTGCGCTATATTCACGGAGAATGATCGAGAGTATTAGTATTCATGGTGAATTCTTCGACAGTGACTTCTTTGCATATAAAGAAGATGTAGATGTCGCATGGCGTGCACAGCTATTAGGATGGAAATCCTATTACCTTGCAGATGCTATTGGTTATCACGCTAGAGGGTGGAAACAGGGGGGGCGAAAAAAACAACCTCTCTTTATACGAAGAGCGTCGTATATTAACCGATATAAAATGATATTTAAAAATGTAGAACGTTCGAATATGGTTGGAACGATTCTACGAATTCTACCCTATGAGATTGCTAGTAATGGATATTTTTTGTTGCGAGAACCTAAAGTTCTTGGTGCGTGGAGTTCTTTCTGGGGGCAGTTACGTCTACTAAGAATGAAGCGTGAGGAGATTGCAAATAAGAGAGATAAGCGTTCAAATTGA
- a CDS encoding glycosyltransferase family 2 protein, producing the protein MDLSILIVNYNTCKLTLDCLQSVFASKTRYTFEVILIDNHSTDSSVESISLEYPQVTINANQDNTGFAKANNQGMEIASGRYVLLLNSDTIIQEDTLQTMITFMDENPSVGASGCKVILPDGTLDKACRRGFPTPSASFYYAFGISRLFPDHPKFNQYQLGHLDPNDAYPIDCLVGAFMMVRRETITEVGVLDETFFMYGEDIDWCYRIKQAGWGIHYYPLTTIVHLKGGSARRRPTKIIYEFHRAMAIFHHKHYKARYPWVINSVIYTGIGLKFTLAWLKNKLTRNKPASQPADNQVEVRL; encoded by the coding sequence ATGGATTTAAGCATTCTTATCGTTAATTACAATACGTGCAAGCTGACGTTGGACTGCCTGCAGTCGGTATTTGCTTCGAAAACAAGATATACCTTTGAAGTCATTCTCATAGACAATCACTCTACAGATTCATCAGTTGAGAGTATCTCCCTAGAGTACCCTCAGGTGACAATTAACGCGAATCAGGATAATACAGGGTTCGCCAAAGCAAACAATCAAGGCATGGAAATAGCGTCAGGTCGATATGTTCTACTTCTCAACTCAGATACAATCATACAGGAAGATACGTTGCAGACAATGATAACTTTCATGGATGAGAATCCTAGCGTGGGAGCGTCGGGATGCAAGGTTATTCTACCAGATGGAACTTTAGATAAGGCTTGTCGTCGTGGATTCCCGACGCCTTCCGCATCATTCTATTATGCTTTCGGTATATCCAGATTATTCCCTGATCATCCGAAATTTAATCAGTATCAACTCGGTCATCTAGATCCGAATGATGCGTATCCGATAGATTGTCTAGTTGGTGCGTTCATGATGGTTCGTCGGGAGACGATTACTGAGGTGGGAGTACTGGATGAGACCTTTTTCATGTACGGCGAGGATATTGATTGGTGTTATCGAATTAAGCAAGCAGGATGGGGTATTCATTATTATCCACTTACCACGATCGTCCATCTCAAAGGGGGAAGTGCTCGTCGTAGACCCACCAAGATTATTTATGAGTTTCACCGTGCGATGGCTATTTTTCATCATAAACATTATAAAGCCCGTTACCCTTGGGTAATCAATAGCGTTATCTATACAGGGATTGGTTTGAAATTTACGTTGGCATGGCTTAAGAATAAATTAACCCGAAATAAGCCGGCTTCGCAACCAGCAGACAATCAGGTGGAGGTAAGATTATGA